A genome region from Nocardia sp. NBC_01730 includes the following:
- a CDS encoding serine/threonine-protein kinase, with amino-acid sequence MTTWRADGIARFAAEWRRSLRGDRMPPQIPDYVPDGTQVRLTLLTDLLRIDLRRRWERKGLGKRIAEYRKEFPEVEHSPELVDLVCEEFLARRRHARLALADFVAEYPELAEEIRERLADFADEPADIGTRESSEAVAALADLAPGRRIDDFDLLTDLGGGPLGRVFLARQRSMQRLVAVRFSAGRAGVPHTMAQLDHAHIVRVFDQRVLSADAVHTLIVPRSPTRGDRTVAAPRTRAIDADPTIAEARDDLDATVADAQDLDATLAESRDLDTPTGDATVAEQPGADDATVISEPDARDGATVPGHHRDAPARSAESRGGTTAADGTPVDRSTDNATLAGTPGRRDADFPDSRRDSASPHPATALDTRAADDTPGAALPRLVYMQYLPGGTALGVLDQRRRGPVADGGALLLRAIDAAMESKGEIRPSDSSVRAEIAELSWPETVAWVGRRLADALDYAEHHGVLHHDIKPENVLFTADGIPKLADFAIREADPRMAAPNLAAIGTGSLPYRSPEQLAGYLDPGAPAPGNSSDIFSLGVLLWEMLTGANPFDDPPPAERGTSAETFAGMLAVRRGGVSAMALSRLPEDTPAALRRVLLECLHVDPKRRWRNGAELAGQLDLCLDARARDLVDPPPSSFAYRSRGLLLPLAALCIGVPNVLASLYNIKLNQTLIIDRMSAADQDTFATVVLINNVIAFPVAALLLLFLTRGPLTIGFRLNRGHEFSGRTLAKARRDTLLMGDWAVWVPFGFWLLAGLLWPLGLALSGVDLPRGTFLHFFAAQVVCAAIALAYPFFPITVYAVRSIYPQLLVRGGVGPDDERQLRALAKRGNFYLGVAASVPLIGVASATFVDAADQGLVIVPVRLLSVGGILAFVLTYRLFRVLEADLLALARAIPQRKR; translated from the coding sequence GTGACCACTTGGCGCGCCGACGGCATCGCACGGTTCGCCGCCGAGTGGCGGCGCAGTCTCCGTGGTGATCGTATGCCGCCGCAGATCCCGGATTATGTGCCCGACGGCACGCAGGTGCGCCTCACCCTGCTCACCGATCTGCTGCGGATCGATCTGCGTCGACGCTGGGAGCGGAAAGGGCTGGGTAAGAGAATCGCCGAGTACCGCAAGGAATTTCCGGAGGTGGAGCACAGCCCCGAGCTCGTGGACCTGGTCTGCGAGGAATTCCTGGCCCGCCGCAGGCACGCGCGGCTGGCGCTGGCGGACTTCGTCGCCGAGTACCCGGAGCTGGCCGAGGAGATCCGCGAACGCCTCGCCGACTTCGCCGACGAGCCTGCCGACATCGGCACCCGGGAGTCGAGCGAAGCTGTCGCGGCACTGGCCGACCTCGCGCCTGGGCGGCGAATCGACGATTTCGACCTGCTCACGGATCTGGGTGGCGGCCCGCTCGGCCGCGTGTTTCTCGCCAGGCAACGTTCCATGCAGCGCCTTGTCGCCGTCCGGTTTTCGGCGGGACGGGCGGGCGTGCCGCACACGATGGCACAGCTGGACCACGCGCACATCGTCCGAGTCTTCGACCAGCGGGTGCTCAGCGCGGACGCCGTGCACACTCTGATCGTTCCGCGTTCGCCCACCCGCGGCGATCGCACCGTCGCCGCCCCGAGAACACGCGCCATCGACGCTGACCCGACCATCGCCGAGGCTCGAGACGACCTCGACGCCACGGTCGCCGATGCACAAGACCTCGACGCGACCCTCGCGGAGTCGCGAGATCTCGACACCCCCACCGGTGACGCGACCGTCGCCGAACAGCCCGGTGCCGACGACGCGACCGTCATCAGCGAACCTGACGCACGAGACGGCGCGACAGTCCCCGGCCACCACCGCGACGCTCCTGCGCGGTCTGCCGAATCCCGCGGCGGCACCACTGCCGCCGACGGCACCCCCGTGGACCGATCGACAGACAACGCGACGCTCGCCGGGACGCCGGGACGCCGGGACGCCGACTTCCCGGACTCGAGGCGCGACTCGGCATCGCCACACCCGGCTACCGCCCTGGATACTCGCGCAGCCGATGACACTCCGGGCGCCGCACTCCCCCGCCTGGTCTACATGCAATACCTGCCCGGCGGCACCGCCCTGGGCGTACTCGATCAGCGCCGTCGCGGCCCGGTGGCCGATGGCGGTGCGCTGCTGTTGCGCGCTATCGACGCCGCCATGGAGTCCAAGGGCGAGATCCGGCCGTCGGATTCGAGCGTTCGTGCCGAGATCGCGGAGCTGAGCTGGCCCGAGACCGTGGCATGGGTGGGCAGGCGGCTCGCGGACGCGCTGGACTACGCCGAGCATCACGGCGTGCTGCACCATGACATCAAGCCCGAGAACGTCCTGTTCACCGCGGACGGCATCCCGAAGCTCGCGGATTTCGCCATCCGCGAGGCGGATCCGCGTATGGCCGCTCCGAATCTCGCTGCGATCGGAACGGGTTCGCTGCCCTACCGCTCCCCTGAACAGTTGGCCGGATACCTCGATCCCGGGGCGCCCGCGCCCGGCAACAGCAGTGACATCTTCTCCCTCGGCGTGCTGCTGTGGGAAATGCTCACCGGCGCCAACCCGTTCGACGACCCGCCTCCCGCCGAGCGCGGCACCTCCGCCGAGACATTCGCGGGCATGCTCGCGGTGCGCCGGGGCGGAGTGTCGGCGATGGCGCTATCGCGTCTGCCCGAAGACACACCGGCCGCGCTGCGTCGTGTTCTGCTCGAATGCCTGCATGTCGACCCGAAGCGCCGGTGGCGCAACGGCGCCGAACTTGCCGGCCAACTCGATCTCTGCCTCGATGCCCGCGCACGTGACCTGGTCGACCCCCCGCCGAGCAGCTTCGCTTACCGGTCCCGCGGCCTGCTCCTCCCGTTGGCCGCGCTGTGTATCGGCGTGCCCAACGTGCTGGCGAGCCTCTACAACATCAAGCTCAACCAAACCCTGATCATCGACCGGATGTCGGCCGCCGACCAGGACACGTTCGCCACCGTCGTCTTGATCAACAACGTGATCGCCTTCCCGGTGGCCGCGCTGCTGCTGCTGTTCCTCACTCGGGGCCCCCTCACCATCGGTTTCCGTCTGAACCGAGGCCACGAGTTCTCCGGCCGAACGCTCGCGAAGGCACGTCGCGACACCCTGCTGATGGGCGACTGGGCGGTCTGGGTGCCGTTCGGGTTCTGGCTTCTGGCGGGCCTACTTTGGCCACTCGGTCTGGCGTTGTCCGGTGTCGACCTGCCGCGCGGGACATTTCTGCATTTCTTCGCCGCGCAAGTGGTCTGTGCGGCCATCGCGCTCGCCTACCCGTTCTTCCCGATCACGGTCTACGCGGTGCGTTCGATATATCCACAGCTGTTGGTGCGCGGCGGGGTCGGCCCCGACGACGAACGCCAGCTGCGCGCCCTCGCCAAGCGCGGAAACTTCTATCTCGGTGTCGCGGCGTCGGTTCCACTGATCGGTGTGGCGAGCGCGACCTTCGTGGACGCCGCCGACCAGGGGTTGGTGATCGTTCCGGTGCGCCTGCTCAGCGTCGGTGGCATCCTGGCGTTCGTGCTCACCTACCGGTTGTTCCGCGTACTAGAGGCCGATCTCCTCGCCCTGGCCAGGGCGATTCCGCAGCGAAAGCGATGA
- a CDS encoding amidase: MCDEAAVVADGSISTKTAVTTTVVRNVKAVDEVADDEASTAADDRCDRGRETEPDPPRGPAAVIAAGVRDGSLLPTRVVAEAAARIAVDRKANAVNVAHTERAMAEAAALEQRVDLDVLPLAGVPVAIEHRIPIEGEAGTAEHPVVRRLRAAGAVVVSAPELGLWGTIDSPRNPWNSARCAGGASGAAVAAGLVPVAYGSDGLGSVRVAAACCGVFGIKPGRCTVPVVIGADAWSGMVENGVLATTVGDAALALSVMAARPDLAEVDPPGRLRIGLALNPSARLFRIDRHWTAAARRAGSVAEAAGHVVEPTALPYDNALFSVFLRWLSATAVPDDGRLSWRTRRHLALGRFVQRLVRPAQIDRVEARLLEFFDHYDVVITPALTAPPPKVRARHTCRQPSCARFSPFIPLWNLVGWPAASVPMGMQRRAGTPVAAQLSGPPGSESTLLRLSAQLEISKPWKRIAP, encoded by the coding sequence ATGTGTGACGAGGCCGCGGTGGTGGCGGACGGCTCGATTTCGACGAAAACGGCCGTAACAACAACGGTAGTCCGGAATGTGAAGGCCGTCGACGAGGTGGCCGACGACGAGGCGTCGACCGCTGCCGACGATCGGTGCGATCGAGGCCGGGAGACCGAGCCCGACCCACCGCGCGGCCCGGCCGCGGTGATCGCGGCTGGTGTGCGGGACGGCTCGCTCCTGCCCACCAGGGTGGTGGCGGAGGCTGCCGCGCGGATCGCGGTGGATCGGAAGGCGAACGCGGTGAACGTCGCTCACACGGAGCGGGCGATGGCGGAGGCGGCGGCGCTGGAGCAGCGGGTCGACCTCGACGTACTACCACTGGCCGGTGTTCCGGTCGCGATCGAGCACCGCATCCCGATCGAAGGCGAGGCGGGCACCGCCGAGCATCCGGTGGTGCGCCGGTTGCGTGCCGCGGGCGCGGTGGTCGTGTCGGCACCCGAACTCGGCCTGTGGGGCACGATCGATAGCCCGCGCAACCCGTGGAACAGCGCGCGCTGCGCGGGCGGCGCATCCGGTGCGGCGGTCGCAGCGGGACTGGTTCCGGTGGCGTACGGCAGCGACGGGCTCGGCTCGGTGCGCGTGGCCGCGGCCTGCTGTGGAGTGTTCGGGATCAAGCCGGGACGCTGCACCGTGCCCGTCGTGATCGGCGCCGACGCCTGGTCGGGCATGGTCGAAAACGGTGTGCTCGCGACGACGGTCGGTGACGCGGCGCTCGCGCTATCGGTCATGGCGGCGCGACCGGACCTTGCCGAGGTGGATCCACCCGGTCGACTACGCATCGGATTGGCCCTGAATCCATCGGCCCGCCTCTTCCGCATCGATCGGCACTGGACGGCGGCCGCCCGCAGGGCGGGATCGGTCGCCGAGGCAGCGGGCCATGTCGTCGAGCCGACCGCGTTGCCCTACGACAACGCTTTGTTCTCGGTCTTTCTGCGCTGGCTGTCCGCCACCGCGGTACCGGATGACGGTCGCCTGTCGTGGCGCACCCGCCGCCACCTCGCCCTCGGCCGGTTCGTGCAGCGGCTGGTGCGTCCGGCCCAGATCGACCGGGTGGAGGCGCGATTGCTGGAATTCTTCGACCACTACGACGTGGTGATCACGCCCGCGCTCACCGCCCCGCCGCCCAAAGTGCGGGCCCGGCACACCTGCCGTCAGCCCTCCTGCGCGCGGTTCTCGCCATTCATCCCGCTGTGGAATCTGGTCGGCTGGCCCGCCGCCTCCGTGCCGATGGGCATGCAACGACGTGCGGGCACTCCCGTGGCCGCACAGCTCTCCGGTCCGCCGGGCAGCGAATCCACCCTGTTGCGACTATCCGCGCAGCTGGAGATCAGCAAGCCATGGAAGCGCATCGCGCCATGA
- a CDS encoding SDR family oxidoreductase, which yields MTGSARIRGKVVVITGGARGIGLATATALQALGARTAIGDIDETTVKESGTARGFELYGKLDVTDPTSFESFLDEVERTLGPIDVLINNAGIMPTGKLVDEPDQITRRILDINVYGVILGSKLGLARMLPRGSGHIINIASLAGETHIPGLATYNASKHAVLGFTDTLREEYRGSGVHFSSVLPTLTNTELGSGVTSPGPLRAAEPEEIADAVVELIIAPKSKVRVTALAGFIAQVVGLLPEALGDRIGRALGSGHAFLDDVDADKRKAYEERARSV from the coding sequence GTGACCGGCTCGGCAAGAATCCGCGGCAAGGTCGTCGTCATCACTGGCGGCGCCCGCGGCATCGGGCTGGCCACCGCGACCGCGCTGCAGGCACTCGGCGCGCGGACCGCGATCGGCGACATCGACGAGACCACCGTCAAGGAGTCGGGCACGGCGCGCGGCTTCGAGCTGTACGGCAAGCTCGACGTCACCGACCCGACGTCGTTCGAGAGCTTTCTCGACGAGGTGGAGCGCACCCTCGGCCCGATCGACGTCTTGATCAACAACGCGGGCATCATGCCGACCGGGAAGCTGGTCGACGAGCCGGATCAGATCACCCGCCGGATCTTGGACATCAACGTCTACGGTGTGATCCTGGGCTCCAAGCTCGGCCTCGCCCGAATGCTGCCGCGCGGCAGCGGGCACATCATCAACATCGCGTCGCTGGCGGGCGAGACGCACATTCCCGGCCTGGCCACGTACAACGCCAGCAAGCACGCGGTGCTCGGATTCACCGACACGCTGCGCGAGGAGTACCGGGGCTCCGGTGTGCACTTCTCCTCCGTGCTGCCCACGCTGACCAACACCGAGCTCGGTTCCGGCGTCACCTCGCCAGGTCCGCTGCGGGCGGCCGAGCCGGAGGAGATCGCCGACGCCGTCGTCGAGCTGATCATCGCGCCTAAGTCCAAGGTCAGGGTGACCGCGCTCGCGGGATTCATCGCCCAGGTGGTCGGTCTACTGCCGGAGGCCCTCGGCGACCGCATCGGCAGGGCGCTCGGCTCCGGCCACGCGTTCCTCGATGACGTAGATGCCGACAAGCGCAAGGCGTACGAGGAGCGGGCCCGCAGCGTGTGA
- a CDS encoding serine/threonine-protein kinase, with amino-acid sequence MSVNSERSSDTDTGSNTGAGYSGLPRPEPSAVEAFAAAWESTSRPPEIAQYLPDASTLRREALLELIRVDLRHRWLRRPATDTGPSPEPVPRKRLADYCAEFADLVSDSIPAGLVYEEFVIRRHSGERVDPRECLREYPHQAAELRALLNADDVDQSTRRAVPEDSTRSALAPTRSADADTELNQTTAFARSSEVIRTTAADLMETATAVPTTIGTGPGHYDALDRIEIGQRIDDFDLLTGLGSGAFARVFLARQRSLQRLVAVKISADHGTEPQTLAQLDHDYIVRVFDQRVLGDARVATRRLRLLYMQFLPGGTLLGALRWVRAIPPAERSGQLLLDAVDAAMEEKGEIRPTDSSVRAEIAALSWPETVAWLGRRLAEALDYASSHGVLHRDVKPANVLLTAEAVPKLADFNISFSRNVEGTSPVAYFGGSLAYMSPEQLEACHPSCDRGAADLDTRADIYSLGVVLWELLTGAKPFDDSTADAGPHGDDTILTAMLERRSTGVDAAALELVPPNCPAALRRVLLTCLAPDRTMRWSSGAILARQLEMCQDERARELVDPAPTSWRRRLRPYFVLVALLSVGLPNVLASLYNIAHNQNLIISRMTEDAQHTFLIITSVVNTIFFPTGVALVLYMSRYVVTVPRGLRKGRRYAPDTLRRARRDALLMGDRAVAVAFSLWVLAGIIFPIALKLSTGDISAQAMVHFLASLVVCGAIAVAYPFFLLTFYMVRCIYPLFLRHGDISPEDAVWLRGLDRRCNGYLAVAASVPLLAVAGVTFLPATDIPSVIFPVRLLCVGGIIAFVGSYLLFRALEADLRALERVVDPRSAEADASIGRPARTGADEAEPGT; translated from the coding sequence ATGAGTGTCAACTCTGAGAGAAGTTCCGATACCGACACGGGTTCGAATACCGGTGCTGGTTATAGCGGCCTGCCGCGTCCGGAACCGAGCGCGGTGGAAGCCTTCGCCGCGGCCTGGGAATCCACCTCCCGCCCACCTGAGATCGCCCAGTACCTGCCCGATGCGAGCACCCTGCGCAGGGAGGCGTTGCTCGAGCTGATCCGCGTCGACCTACGGCATCGCTGGCTGCGCCGTCCCGCGACAGACACGGGCCCGTCACCCGAACCGGTCCCGCGCAAACGCCTCGCCGATTACTGCGCCGAATTCGCGGATCTCGTCTCCGACAGCATCCCGGCCGGTCTGGTGTACGAGGAGTTCGTCATCCGCCGGCACAGCGGGGAACGGGTGGATCCGCGCGAATGCCTGCGCGAATATCCACATCAGGCGGCGGAACTTCGCGCCTTGTTGAACGCCGACGACGTGGACCAGAGCACCCGCCGCGCGGTACCGGAAGATTCCACGCGAAGCGCTCTCGCACCCACCCGATCCGCCGACGCCGACACCGAATTGAACCAAACCACCGCGTTCGCCCGTAGTTCTGAAGTGATCAGAACGACCGCCGCCGATCTCATGGAAACAGCCACCGCCGTCCCCACCACGATCGGAACCGGGCCGGGCCATTACGATGCGCTCGACCGGATCGAAATCGGCCAGCGGATCGATGATTTCGATCTGCTGACCGGTTTGGGCAGCGGCGCGTTCGCGCGGGTCTTCCTTGCGCGGCAGCGCTCGCTCCAGCGGCTGGTCGCGGTGAAGATTTCCGCCGACCACGGCACCGAACCACAGACCTTGGCCCAGCTCGACCACGACTACATCGTGCGGGTCTTCGACCAGCGGGTGCTCGGCGACGCCAGGGTCGCGACGCGCAGGCTGCGGCTGCTCTATATGCAGTTCCTGCCCGGCGGCACGCTGCTGGGCGCGCTGCGCTGGGTGCGCGCCATCCCGCCCGCCGAACGCAGTGGGCAGCTGCTGCTGGACGCCGTCGACGCGGCTATGGAGGAGAAGGGCGAGATCCGGCCGACCGACTCCAGCGTGCGCGCCGAAATCGCCGCGCTCAGCTGGCCGGAGACGGTCGCCTGGCTGGGGCGCCGACTGGCCGAGGCACTCGACTACGCCTCCTCGCACGGCGTACTGCATCGCGACGTCAAACCAGCCAACGTCCTGCTCACCGCCGAGGCGGTGCCGAAACTGGCCGACTTCAACATCAGCTTCAGCCGCAACGTGGAGGGCACCAGCCCGGTCGCCTATTTCGGCGGCTCGCTGGCCTACATGTCACCGGAACAGCTGGAGGCCTGTCATCCCAGCTGCGACCGCGGCGCCGCCGACCTGGACACCCGCGCCGACATCTACTCGCTCGGCGTTGTGCTGTGGGAGCTGCTCACCGGGGCCAAGCCATTCGACGACAGCACCGCGGACGCGGGCCCGCACGGCGACGACACCATCTTGACGGCCATGCTGGAGCGCCGCAGCACCGGTGTGGATGCCGCCGCATTGGAACTGGTTCCGCCGAACTGCCCGGCCGCGCTGCGCCGGGTGCTGCTGACCTGCCTCGCGCCCGATCGGACCATGCGCTGGTCCAGCGGTGCGATCCTGGCCAGGCAGCTGGAGATGTGCCAGGACGAGCGCGCACGTGAGCTGGTCGACCCGGCGCCGACGAGCTGGCGGCGACGGCTTCGGCCGTATTTCGTGCTGGTGGCGCTGTTGTCGGTGGGACTTCCGAATGTGCTTGCCTCGCTGTACAACATCGCGCACAATCAGAACCTGATCATCAGCCGGATGACCGAGGATGCCCAGCACACCTTCCTCATCATCACCAGCGTCGTGAACACGATCTTCTTTCCGACCGGCGTCGCCCTCGTGTTGTACATGTCCAGGTACGTGGTGACGGTGCCGCGGGGGTTGCGCAAGGGAAGACGGTATGCCCCGGACACCCTGCGGCGAGCCAGACGGGACGCACTGTTGATGGGCGATCGTGCTGTCGCCGTGGCGTTCTCACTGTGGGTGCTGGCGGGCATCATCTTCCCGATCGCTCTGAAGCTGTCAACCGGCGACATATCGGCGCAGGCCATGGTGCACTTCCTGGCCTCGCTGGTGGTGTGCGGCGCGATCGCGGTCGCGTATCCGTTCTTCCTACTGACCTTCTACATGGTGCGGTGCATCTATCCGCTGTTCCTCCGGCATGGCGACATCAGTCCCGAGGACGCGGTGTGGCTGCGTGGCCTGGATCGGCGCTGCAACGGGTACCTTGCCGTCGCCGCGTCCGTGCCGCTACTCGCCGTGGCCGGAGTGACCTTCCTGCCCGCCACCGACATTCCGTCGGTGATCTTTCCGGTACGGCTGCTGTGCGTGGGCGGCATAATCGCGTTCGTGGGCTCGTACCTGCTGTTCCGTGCGCTGGAGGCGGATCTGCGCGCGCTGGAGCGGGTCGTCGACCCCCGATCCGCTGAAGCGGACGCTTCCATCGGCCGACCGGCCCGCACCGGAGCGGACGAGGCGGAGCCCGGCACGTGA
- a CDS encoding LysR family transcriptional regulator — protein MDPHLRDLRYFVAVAEELHFTNAAQRLHIAQPTLSRQIRQLERQLDVVLFDRNQRSVALTVAGKELLEGARKILELWEVTNVSLQEAGEVLRVGIQSALGRGLLNDLESASGHRLALHAASWTDPSSGLAGRQADLALVWLPLPDHNRYRWQVLRTEPRWVLLPENHPLAGSETIEFADLLDEPFVALPTEAGAVRDFWLGNDGRGGRQPKIGAEAATPEDKLEAVSLGLGVCLLAENNVPMYRWPGLTARPVSGLAPCELAVAWRADDSRPTILEFAGRAVDGGFATQRPTVSV, from the coding sequence ATGGACCCGCATTTGCGCGACCTGCGGTATTTCGTCGCCGTCGCTGAGGAACTGCACTTCACCAACGCCGCTCAACGGCTGCACATCGCTCAGCCCACCCTGTCGCGTCAGATCCGTCAATTGGAACGCCAACTCGACGTGGTGCTGTTCGACCGCAACCAGCGAAGTGTCGCGCTGACCGTCGCGGGTAAAGAGCTGCTCGAAGGCGCCCGCAAGATCCTGGAGCTGTGGGAGGTCACGAACGTCTCCCTGCAGGAAGCCGGCGAGGTGCTGCGCGTCGGCATCCAGTCCGCGCTCGGCCGCGGCCTGCTCAACGACCTGGAGAGCGCGAGCGGACACCGCCTCGCGCTGCACGCGGCGTCGTGGACCGACCCGTCCAGCGGACTTGCGGGTCGGCAGGCCGACTTGGCACTGGTCTGGCTGCCGCTGCCGGACCACAACCGCTACCGCTGGCAGGTGCTGCGCACCGAGCCGCGCTGGGTGCTGCTCCCGGAGAACCACCCGCTGGCCGGTTCGGAGACCATCGAGTTCGCCGATTTGCTCGACGAGCCGTTCGTCGCGCTGCCCACCGAAGCCGGTGCGGTACGCGATTTCTGGCTGGGCAACGACGGGCGGGGCGGCCGCCAGCCGAAGATCGGCGCGGAGGCCGCGACGCCCGAGGACAAGCTGGAGGCGGTGAGCCTCGGCTTGGGCGTCTGCCTGCTTGCCGAGAACAACGTACCGATGTACCGCTGGCCCGGCCTGACCGCGCGCCCGGTGTCCGGGCTCGCACCGTGCGAGCTCGCCGTAGCGTGGCGGGCCGACGACAGCCGACCCACCATCCTCGAATTCGCCGGGCGAGCCGTCGACGGTGGGTTCGCCACACAGCGGCCGACGGTCAGCGTCTGA